CGCGAAATGTTCTTCTTCGGTTCCGATGATGTGAACTACCGCTCTGATATTACGGAGACCTTCGATCTGAAGGTCGCCGCGCTCCGCTGCCATAAAAGCCAGGTGAAGGAGCTCGGGGTATCTGACCTCGAGACATGGCTGCGAGGATGGTCCTGTTCGATGGCCGAGGGCACGGAGTGTGAACTCGCCGAGACGTTTCATCGGGTCGAGATCAAGTAGCGTCTCCCGATACTTGGAGGGAAGAGAAGCGGCAGGCCAGGTTCCCCGCTGGCTTTTGTTCCTCCTCTTCGGATACAATAATACCTCCGCATTGTCCCGCCGGAGACATTGCCTGTGAAAGACCGAGAAGAAGGAATGAGAGGGTTTGTCGGAATCATGAAACGGGAAGAACTGAGAAATATCGCTATTATCGCCCATGTAGACCACGGGAAGACTACCCTTGTCGACGGAATGCTGAGGCAGGGAGGTATCTTCCGCTCACATGAGAGGGTGCAGGAGCGTGTCATGGATAACATAGATCTCGAGCGTGAGCGAGGGATCACGATCATGGCGAAGAATACCGCGGTCCAGTATGACGGCGTGAAGATCAACATCGTAGATACGCCCGGCCACGCGGACTTCGGAGGAGAGGTCGAGAGGACGCTTAAGATGGTAGACGGCGTGCTCCTGCTTGTCGACGCATCGGAGGGCCCGCTGCCTCAGACGCGGTTTGTGTTGAAGAAGGCCCTTGAACTTAAGCTGCCCCCTGTCCTCGTGATCAACAAGATAGACAGATCCGATGCGAGGATTCAGGAAGTCCTCAACGAGGTCTACGACCTCTTCATCGACCTCGATGCCACGGAGGAACAGCTCGAGTTCCCCGTTCTCTACACGAATGCAAAGCTCGGTTTCGCGAAGCTGAATCTTGAAGACGAACCGCAGGATCTGAAACCGCTCTTCGAGACGATCGTGAATACGATACCTCCGCCTGAGGGCGACCGGGGAGGGGCGTTGCAGCTCCTTGTCACGAATATCGACTATGACGACTATGTGGGAAGGATAGCGATAGGACGCATCTTCTCCGGCTCGGTGCGGGTCGGTGATTATGTCGCGATCGCAACCGGAGACTCCTCAATCACAAAGACGAAAGTCACGTCGATGTACACCTTCCAGGGGCTCGAGCGGATTGCGGCGAAGGAGGCCTCGGCAGGAGAGATCGTGGCCCTCTCAGGAATCGAGGGGATAACCATCGGAGACACGATCACGAATATCGATACGCCTCTGCCGCTGCCACGGATCAAGGTCGACGAGCCTACCATCTCGATGGTCTTTCTCGTCAATACCTCGCCCTTTGCGGGGAGAGAGGGAAGGTTTGTGACGTCTCGGAATTTGCGGGAGAGGCTCGAAAAGGAGCTCCTCTACAATGTCGCGATACGGGTCGATTTTTCCGAGACGGACTTCTTCACCGTCATGGGCAGGGGAGAGTTACAGCTCGCCATCCTCATCGAGATGATGCGGAGAGAGGGGTATGAGCTGTCCGTCGCGATGCCGGAAATCATAACGAAGAGGATAGACGGCGTTCTCCATGAGCCCATGGAGCTGCTCGTCATAGATCTGCCGGAAGAGTATGTCGGCGTCGTTACCCAGCAGGTCGGGATGAGAAGGGGGAGGATGCAGAAGATGCAGAACAACGGTTACGGCAGGGTGAGGCTTGAATTCAGGATACCCTCCCGCGGGCTGATCGGGTTTCGGTCGCAATTCCTGACCGATACCAGGGGGACGGGGCTGCTCAATCATCTTTTTGACGGTTACGAGCCCTGGCAGGGAGCCATTTCGAAGAGGCAGACAGGCGCCCTCGTTGCCGACAGGCCGGGAAAATCTACGATCTACGCTCTCTTCCATCTCCAACCGAGGGGGGTCCTCTTCATCAGGGAAAACACGCCGGTGTATGAGGGCATGATCATCGGCGAGAACTCACGGGACAATGACCTCGATGTGAACGTCATCAAAGAAAAGAAGCTCACGAACATTCGTGCTGCCAATGCAGACGAGGCGCTCCAATTGATCCCCCCGCACGTCATGAGCCTGGAACAGGCCATAGAATTCATCAAGGAAGATGAACTCGTGGAGGTGACACCCGAATCGATTCGCTTGCGGAAAAGAGTGCTCGAGGCGAACAAGAGACCGAGGGGCAAGAAGGATTGACAGAGAGTGAATTCTCCGGGTTCTGCGGTTTTGCTCCCGCCGGTGGCTGCCTCATGCCGTAGCATAGGACCGCTAAACTTGCTATAATGCTTAACGGTAGGGCCAAAGGATCGACAGGCCCGTGAGGTAATCGGATGGAAAAGATACCTTTAGAAAAAAGGTTGTTCTGTCTCCCCTGGACCCAGACCATTCTCGGCACCCACCTGAAGGGAAAGGTTAATTTCATGGCGCTCGATTGGCTGACCCGCGTTAACTTTGAACCGGCCATGATCGGCATCTGTCTCAATAGACAGAATGCATCGCACGCCGCCGTAGAGGATACCGGAGAATTCAGCGTGAACGTCCCGAATGTTGCTATGGTGGAAGTCACGGATTACACCGGCATCGTCTCGGGGCGGACCGTTGACAAGTCAGGCCTCTTCGAAGTCTTCTACGGGGAATTACCGTCTGCACCCATGATCAAGACCTGTCCCATCACCATGGAATGCAGACTGGTCGAAACGGTTTCGCTTCCAACGAATTCTTTCTTCATCGGCGAGATTGTCACTCTTTACTCGGAAGAGCGGTTTCTGACTGACGGAAAGCCGGATGTGAAGAAAATGAACCCTTTCGTTCTTACGATGCCTGATAATCGGTACTGGTCGATTGGTGAGCCTGTCGGTAAGGCGTGGAATGCGGGGATAGCCCTACGGGAACGATTGAAGCAACCGTAGGAGTTCGATAAAGAAGACGGGTATCATTTCCGCACGATGAAATCTCTCACGATTCTCAGGAACCAAATTCTAAAGAGTCGTCTTCCCGAATACCGATTCTTTGGATGAGACGCATATCCTCCCAGTCGAACGGTCCTGCCTCCGAAGCCGGGCGTCTTTTGCATCTGTGGCTTGCCCTCTCCGTCTGGGTACTCTCCGTCGCGGGCATTAGCGTCCTTGTTTTTCGTGCTCCATCGAAAGGTACGGTCACTACTGTTTATCACGAGGTTGTTAACCGCTGGTTGAC
This is a stretch of genomic DNA from Thermodesulfovibrionales bacterium. It encodes these proteins:
- the typA gene encoding translational GTPase TypA — encoded protein: MKDREEGMRGFVGIMKREELRNIAIIAHVDHGKTTLVDGMLRQGGIFRSHERVQERVMDNIDLERERGITIMAKNTAVQYDGVKINIVDTPGHADFGGEVERTLKMVDGVLLLVDASEGPLPQTRFVLKKALELKLPPVLVINKIDRSDARIQEVLNEVYDLFIDLDATEEQLEFPVLYTNAKLGFAKLNLEDEPQDLKPLFETIVNTIPPPEGDRGGALQLLVTNIDYDDYVGRIAIGRIFSGSVRVGDYVAIATGDSSITKTKVTSMYTFQGLERIAAKEASAGEIVALSGIEGITIGDTITNIDTPLPLPRIKVDEPTISMVFLVNTSPFAGREGRFVTSRNLRERLEKELLYNVAIRVDFSETDFFTVMGRGELQLAILIEMMRREGYELSVAMPEIITKRIDGVLHEPMELLVIDLPEEYVGVVTQQVGMRRGRMQKMQNNGYGRVRLEFRIPSRGLIGFRSQFLTDTRGTGLLNHLFDGYEPWQGAISKRQTGALVADRPGKSTIYALFHLQPRGVLFIRENTPVYEGMIIGENSRDNDLDVNVIKEKKLTNIRAANADEALQLIPPHVMSLEQAIEFIKEDELVEVTPESIRLRKRVLEANKRPRGKKD
- a CDS encoding flavin reductase family protein, yielding MEKIPLEKRLFCLPWTQTILGTHLKGKVNFMALDWLTRVNFEPAMIGICLNRQNASHAAVEDTGEFSVNVPNVAMVEVTDYTGIVSGRTVDKSGLFEVFYGELPSAPMIKTCPITMECRLVETVSLPTNSFFIGEIVTLYSEERFLTDGKPDVKKMNPFVLTMPDNRYWSIGEPVGKAWNAGIALRERLKQP